The Fundulus heteroclitus isolate FHET01 chromosome 13, MU-UCD_Fhet_4.1, whole genome shotgun sequence genome contains a region encoding:
- the LOC105937768 gene encoding zinc finger protein 2 isoform X1, producing MRQSSTCPKEFPYVQLTFEKEDPQIKEEEDETEITEFVFNPVEDEDQEDLSSTLELHHSGTEENGDHGGPEQKSNNKEKPPEASGKDVTEGISGEFNGPSLGDISCKKLYTCSECGKTFNSRPCLVRHNRIHSEEKPFSCSFCDQKFSRRESVTRHMRCHTEEKPFSCSVCGQKFSRKESLTYHMTYHTKEKPHSCAVCSKAFTSKRNLMEHGRIHTDERPFSCSVCKATFKRKYTLVEHTRSHTGQKPYSCSVCGQSFSHGISLTRHMRCHTGQKPYGCPICKAAFKLKNALMEHTRIHTGEKPFSCSVCEAAFRRNQDVVKHMKIHAGVQQLVVIKVEPSPEENHWSSRPGQDCSNPPQMKKELEEADITKPRKPAIPVKSNNAKNKLLSSHLHRNLSEESRDPVSLEPSPDPHLASSKNRASGLNSLKNGPVGETTSEGDKKLHSCSECNKTFNHRADLSRHNRVHTGERPFKCPVCNAAFRRKYTLAEHTRTHTGEKPYSCSLCEQSFGRRSSLTCHMSCHTGDKPLRCSVCNMEFREKLEWVEHTKTHSGT from the exons ATGCGTCAATCTTCGACATGTCCTAAAGAATTCCCAT ACGTCCAGCTGACGTTTGAGAAGGAGGACCCACAGATtaaagaggaagaggatgagACTGAGATCACAGAATTTGTATTCAATCCTGTAGAAGACGAAGATCAGGAAGATTTATCTTCGACCTTAGAGCTTCATCACAGCGGGACCGAGGAGAACGGGGACCATGGCGGACCGGAGCAGAAGTCTAATAACAAAGAGAAACCTCCGGAGGCTTCAGGGAAAGACGTCACTGAGGGAATCTCTGGGGAGTTCAATGGACCTTCATTAGGAGATATAAGTTGTAAGAAGCTGTACACTTGCTCTGAATGTGGGAAAACCTTCAACAGCAGGCCGTGTCTGGTGAGACACAACAGAATCCACTCTGAAGAAAAACCCTTCAGCTGCTCCTTCTGCGATCAAAAGTTCAGCAGGAGGGAAAGCGTAACTCGCCACATGAGGTGTCACACCGAGGAAAAACCTTTCAGCTGCTCGGTTTGCGGACAGAAGTTCAGCAGGAAGGAGAGTCTCACCTATCACATGACCTACCACACGAAAGAGAAACCCCACAGCTGCGCCGTCTGCAGCAAAGCTTTCACCTCGAAAAGAAACCTGATGGAGCACGGGCGAATCCACACGGACGAGAGGCCGTTCAGCTGCTCCGTCTGCAAGGCGACTTTTAAGCGGAAATACACACTGGTGGAGCACACCAGGAGCCACACGGGGCAGAAGCCGTACAGCTGCTCGGTCTGCGGCCAGAGCTTCAGTCACGGCATAAGCCTGACCCGTCACATGAGGTGTCACACGGGACAGAAACCGTACGGCTGTCCCATCTGTAAGGCTGCTTTCAAGCTGAAAAACGCTCTGATGGAGCACAccagaatccacacaggagagaaaccgtTCAGCTGCTCGGTTTGTGAGGCAGCATTCAGAAGAAACCAGGACGTCGTTAAGCACATGAAGATCCACGCAG gtgTTCAGCAGCTGGTGGTGATCAAAGTGGAGCCTTCTCCTGAGGAGAACCACTGGAGTTCCAGACCGGGTCAGGACTGCTCAAACCCACCACAGATGAAGAAGGAACTAGAGGAGGCTGATATTACAAAGCCCAGAAAACCTGCCATCCCTGTGAAGAGCAACAAcgctaaaaataaacttctgtCATCGCACTTACATCGCAACCTCTCTGAAGAGAGCAGAGACCCTGTGAGCCTGGAGCCAAGTCCAGATCCGCATTTAGCGTCGTCCAAAAACAGAGCGTCGGGTTTAAATTCTCTAAAGAACGGTCCTGTTGGTGAAACAACAAGTGAGGGCGATAAGAAGTTACACAGCTGCTCTGAGTGCAATAAGACTTTTAACCACCGGGCGGATCTGTCGAGGCACAACCGAGTCCACACAGGAGAGCGACCCTTCAAATGCCCCGTCTGTAACGCTGCGTTTAGAAGGAAATACACGCTAGCAGAACACACAAGGacccacacaggagagaaaccgtACAGCTGCTCCCTCTGCGAGCAAAGCTTCGGCCGCAGGTCGAGTCTGACGTGTCACATGAGCTGTCACACGGGAGACAAACCCCTCCGCTGTTCGGTTTGTAATATGGAGTTTAGGGAGAAACTGGAGTGGGTGGAACACACAAAAACCCACTCAGGCACATAG
- the LOC105937768 gene encoding zinc finger protein 2 isoform X2, whose translation MEEPTSSDDVQLTFEKEDPQIKEEEDETEITEFVFNPVEDEDQEDLSSTLELHHSGTEENGDHGGPEQKSNNKEKPPEASGKDVTEGISGEFNGPSLGDISCKKLYTCSECGKTFNSRPCLVRHNRIHSEEKPFSCSFCDQKFSRRESVTRHMRCHTEEKPFSCSVCGQKFSRKESLTYHMTYHTKEKPHSCAVCSKAFTSKRNLMEHGRIHTDERPFSCSVCKATFKRKYTLVEHTRSHTGQKPYSCSVCGQSFSHGISLTRHMRCHTGQKPYGCPICKAAFKLKNALMEHTRIHTGEKPFSCSVCEAAFRRNQDVVKHMKIHAGVQQLVVIKVEPSPEENHWSSRPGQDCSNPPQMKKELEEADITKPRKPAIPVKSNNAKNKLLSSHLHRNLSEESRDPVSLEPSPDPHLASSKNRASGLNSLKNGPVGETTSEGDKKLHSCSECNKTFNHRADLSRHNRVHTGERPFKCPVCNAAFRRKYTLAEHTRTHTGEKPYSCSLCEQSFGRRSSLTCHMSCHTGDKPLRCSVCNMEFREKLEWVEHTKTHSGT comes from the exons ATGGAGGAGCCGACCAGCAGTGATG ACGTCCAGCTGACGTTTGAGAAGGAGGACCCACAGATtaaagaggaagaggatgagACTGAGATCACAGAATTTGTATTCAATCCTGTAGAAGACGAAGATCAGGAAGATTTATCTTCGACCTTAGAGCTTCATCACAGCGGGACCGAGGAGAACGGGGACCATGGCGGACCGGAGCAGAAGTCTAATAACAAAGAGAAACCTCCGGAGGCTTCAGGGAAAGACGTCACTGAGGGAATCTCTGGGGAGTTCAATGGACCTTCATTAGGAGATATAAGTTGTAAGAAGCTGTACACTTGCTCTGAATGTGGGAAAACCTTCAACAGCAGGCCGTGTCTGGTGAGACACAACAGAATCCACTCTGAAGAAAAACCCTTCAGCTGCTCCTTCTGCGATCAAAAGTTCAGCAGGAGGGAAAGCGTAACTCGCCACATGAGGTGTCACACCGAGGAAAAACCTTTCAGCTGCTCGGTTTGCGGACAGAAGTTCAGCAGGAAGGAGAGTCTCACCTATCACATGACCTACCACACGAAAGAGAAACCCCACAGCTGCGCCGTCTGCAGCAAAGCTTTCACCTCGAAAAGAAACCTGATGGAGCACGGGCGAATCCACACGGACGAGAGGCCGTTCAGCTGCTCCGTCTGCAAGGCGACTTTTAAGCGGAAATACACACTGGTGGAGCACACCAGGAGCCACACGGGGCAGAAGCCGTACAGCTGCTCGGTCTGCGGCCAGAGCTTCAGTCACGGCATAAGCCTGACCCGTCACATGAGGTGTCACACGGGACAGAAACCGTACGGCTGTCCCATCTGTAAGGCTGCTTTCAAGCTGAAAAACGCTCTGATGGAGCACAccagaatccacacaggagagaaaccgtTCAGCTGCTCGGTTTGTGAGGCAGCATTCAGAAGAAACCAGGACGTCGTTAAGCACATGAAGATCCACGCAG gtgTTCAGCAGCTGGTGGTGATCAAAGTGGAGCCTTCTCCTGAGGAGAACCACTGGAGTTCCAGACCGGGTCAGGACTGCTCAAACCCACCACAGATGAAGAAGGAACTAGAGGAGGCTGATATTACAAAGCCCAGAAAACCTGCCATCCCTGTGAAGAGCAACAAcgctaaaaataaacttctgtCATCGCACTTACATCGCAACCTCTCTGAAGAGAGCAGAGACCCTGTGAGCCTGGAGCCAAGTCCAGATCCGCATTTAGCGTCGTCCAAAAACAGAGCGTCGGGTTTAAATTCTCTAAAGAACGGTCCTGTTGGTGAAACAACAAGTGAGGGCGATAAGAAGTTACACAGCTGCTCTGAGTGCAATAAGACTTTTAACCACCGGGCGGATCTGTCGAGGCACAACCGAGTCCACACAGGAGAGCGACCCTTCAAATGCCCCGTCTGTAACGCTGCGTTTAGAAGGAAATACACGCTAGCAGAACACACAAGGacccacacaggagagaaaccgtACAGCTGCTCCCTCTGCGAGCAAAGCTTCGGCCGCAGGTCGAGTCTGACGTGTCACATGAGCTGTCACACGGGAGACAAACCCCTCCGCTGTTCGGTTTGTAATATGGAGTTTAGGGAGAAACTGGAGTGGGTGGAACACACAAAAACCCACTCAGGCACATAG
- the LOC110369561 gene encoding zinc finger protein OZF-like, translated as MEEPTPSKQMTSHFNDVQQVLVVKEEVPADEQNWSPRLDQEDQKPAQIKEEQGDAEITFSPLPPKCEDDEKPQLSEPYYCKPVENHDVVGPEPDECFESDIKDKTSDSETDVSDGHWEDNESQSCLDSVKNKKVCKVPTIYNREEKMHSCTECNKTFNSRSYLLRHNRIHTGEKPFSCSVCNKPFTWKHGLVQHMSLHSGEKPFSCSVCGQMFRRKEDVASHLIRHSAEKPFGCSVCGKKFKRKESVTHHMRRHTEKKPYSCSFCDKSFTLEITLLEHTRIHTEEKPFRCSVCNAAFKRRYTLKEHTRTHTKERPYSCSICGRNFAHRSYLTVHMRGHEEEKPYSCSVCSAAFKRKYSLTEHTRTHTRERPYSCSDCGRSFMHCISLRRHMRSHTREKPLCCSICKATFKWEKTFLRHKKIHTGLFLAEPQVLHTHDSIESI; from the exons ATGGAGGAACCGACACCCAGTAAGCAGATGACGTCTCATTTTAATG ACGTCCAGCAGGTTTTGGTGGTTAAAGAGGAAGTTCCTGCTGACGAGCAGAACTGGAGTCCCCGACTGGACCAGGAGGACCAGAAGCCGGCACAGATTAAGGAGGAACAGGGGGATGCCGAGATCACATTTAGTCCTCTTCCACCAAAGTGTGAAGATGATGAGAAACCCCAGCTCTCAGAACCTTATTACTGTAAACCTGTAGAGAACCATGACGTtgttggaccagaaccagatgaGTGTTTTGAATCGGATATTAAAGATAAAACTTCAGATTCAGAGACAGACGTCAGTGATGGACACTGGGAGGACAATGAATCTCAGTCATGTTTAGACTCTGTGAAAAATAAGAAAGTCTGTAAAGTTCCTACGATATATAACAGAGAAGAAAAGATGCACAGCTGCACTGAGtgtaacaaaacatttaacagcagGTCATATTTATTAAGACACAacagaatccacacaggagaaaaaCCTTTTAGTTGTTCTGTCTGTAACAAGCCTTTTACGTGGAAGCATGGGTTAGTCCAGCACATGAGTCTGCACAGTGGAGAAAAACCtttcagctgttctgtctgtggtcAAATGTTCAGAAGAAAGGAAGATGTAGCTTCCCACCTGATACGGCACTCTGCTGAAAAACCCTTCGGCTGCTCCGTTTGtgggaaaaagttcaagagaaAGGAAAGCGTCACTCATCACATGAGGCGGCACACTGAAAAGAAACCCTACAGCTGCTCCTTCTGCGACAAATCCTTTACTTTAGAAATAACTTTATTGGAGCACACCAGGATCCACACAGAGGAGAAACCGTTCAGATGTTCTGTCTGTAATGCAGCTTTTAAAAGGAGGTACACCTTAAAAGAACATACAAGAACCCACACCAAAGAGAGACCCTACAGCTGCTCCATCTGCGGCCGCAACTTTGCTCACAGGTCGTATCTAACCGTCCACATGAGAGgtcatgaagaagaaaaaccgTACAGCTGCTCTGTCTGCAGCGCAGCTTTTAAAAGGAAGTACAGCCTGACAGAGCACACAAGAACCCACACCAGAGAGAGGCCTTACAGCTGCTCGGACTGTGGTCGGAGCTTCATGCACTGTATAAGCCTGAGGCGTCACATGAGAAGTCACACCAGAGAAAAGCCTCTTTGTTGCTCCATCTGTAAGGCCACGTTCAAATGGGAAAAAACTTTTCTgaggcacaaaaaaatccatacag GTCTTTTTTTAGCTGAGCCCCAGGTGCTTCATACTCACGACAGCATTGAGTCAATCTGA